A window from Ruminiclostridium josui JCM 17888 encodes these proteins:
- a CDS encoding 4Fe-4S binding protein translates to MDELAYKELKKGGFMRQVQKEKFSLRLRVVGGQIKADQIRKVSEIADKYGHGYIHMTSRQGIEIPFIDLADVNAVKEELASVGLQPGACGPRVRTVTACQGNTICGSGLIETSELAKEIDAKYFAKDLPHKFKIGITGCKNNCLKAEENDLGIKGGVLPLWDKASCSFCGVCEAVCPQKAITINKVDNLVEFDKNKCIYCGKCVKGCPMDSWQGKRGYIIYFGGTFGNNLVFGEELLPLITEKYRLLAIVDAAIEFFKEHGNTGERFRLTIDRVGKEKLKEKLNEALKN, encoded by the coding sequence TTGGATGAGTTAGCGTATAAAGAACTTAAAAAAGGCGGCTTCATGAGGCAAGTTCAAAAGGAAAAATTTTCTTTGAGACTTAGGGTGGTGGGAGGTCAGATTAAAGCTGACCAGATTAGGAAAGTAAGCGAAATCGCAGATAAGTATGGACACGGTTATATTCATATGACATCAAGACAAGGAATTGAAATACCATTTATTGATTTGGCAGATGTAAATGCAGTAAAAGAAGAACTGGCTTCAGTAGGACTGCAGCCCGGTGCTTGCGGGCCTCGAGTGAGAACTGTTACTGCCTGCCAAGGTAATACTATTTGCGGCAGTGGGTTAATAGAAACCAGTGAATTGGCTAAAGAAATTGATGCTAAATACTTTGCCAAGGATTTGCCTCATAAATTTAAAATTGGAATAACAGGATGTAAAAATAACTGCCTCAAAGCAGAAGAAAATGACCTTGGAATTAAGGGTGGAGTTTTGCCGTTATGGGATAAAGCATCATGCAGCTTTTGTGGAGTTTGTGAAGCAGTATGTCCCCAAAAAGCTATAACTATTAACAAGGTTGATAATTTAGTTGAATTTGATAAAAACAAATGTATTTATTGTGGTAAATGTGTTAAAGGCTGTCCTATGGATTCTTGGCAAGGAAAAAGAGGATATATTATTTATTTTGGCGGAACTTTTGGAAATAATCTGGTGTTTGGAGAAGAACTTCTTCCCCTAATTACAGAAAAGTATAGGTTATTAGCTATTGTGGATGCTGCAATAGAGTTCTTCAAGGAACATGGAAATACTGGGGAACGTTTCAGACTTACAATTGACAGAGTTGGTAAGGAAAAGCTAAAAGAAAAACTGAATGAGGCATTAAAAAATTAG
- the metK gene encoding methionine adenosyltransferase: MSKLFTSESVTEGHPDKIADQISDAILDALIEQDPYSRVAAETTVATGLALVVGEITTKAYVDISKIVRKTIRDIGYTQTDGGFNADSIAVLTSIDEQSADIALGVDKAYESKVSNSNEDFGTGAGDQGMMFGYATNETPEYLPITISFAHRLTRRLAEVRKNGTLPYLRPDGKSQVTVEFDDNGKAKRVDTVVISTQHSEDVSLEKISEDIIKYVIKEVIPENLLDEKTRYFVNPTGRFVIGGPQGDAGLTGRKIIVDTYGGTGRHGGGAFSGKDPTKVDRSAAYASRWVAKNLVAAGVADRLEIEVAYAIGVAKPVSISVDTFGTGKIPEAKIVEIIEKEFDLRPAAIIEALNLRRPIYKQTAAYGHFGRTDIELPWEKLDKVDDIKKYL, encoded by the coding sequence ATGTCAAAATTATTTACATCAGAATCAGTAACAGAAGGTCATCCAGATAAAATTGCAGATCAAATATCAGATGCTATCTTAGATGCATTAATTGAACAGGATCCATATTCCAGAGTAGCAGCAGAAACAACAGTTGCAACAGGATTAGCATTAGTAGTAGGTGAAATTACCACCAAAGCTTATGTTGACATTTCGAAGATTGTAAGAAAAACAATTAGAGATATTGGATATACACAAACTGACGGAGGATTCAATGCGGACTCAATTGCAGTACTTACTTCAATAGATGAACAATCAGCAGATATTGCATTAGGTGTTGACAAAGCATATGAGTCGAAAGTCAGTAATTCAAATGAAGATTTTGGCACCGGCGCCGGAGACCAGGGAATGATGTTCGGTTATGCAACCAATGAAACACCGGAATACCTACCAATCACTATTTCATTTGCTCACAGATTGACAAGGAGATTGGCAGAGGTTAGAAAAAATGGTACTCTCCCATACTTGAGACCGGACGGTAAATCACAAGTAACTGTGGAATTTGATGACAATGGAAAGGCAAAGAGAGTAGATACCGTTGTAATTTCTACACAGCATAGCGAAGACGTATCTTTAGAAAAAATTAGCGAAGATATTATTAAATATGTAATTAAAGAGGTAATACCAGAAAATTTATTGGATGAGAAGACAAGATACTTTGTGAATCCAACAGGAAGGTTTGTAATAGGCGGGCCTCAGGGAGATGCAGGTCTCACAGGCAGAAAAATTATTGTTGATACATATGGCGGGACTGGAAGACATGGCGGTGGAGCATTTTCAGGAAAAGACCCAACAAAAGTTGATAGATCAGCTGCCTATGCATCAAGGTGGGTTGCAAAAAACCTTGTAGCAGCAGGGGTGGCAGATAGACTTGAAATTGAAGTTGCATATGCAATAGGTGTAGCAAAACCAGTATCGATTTCAGTTGATACTTTTGGAACAGGTAAGATACCGGAAGCAAAGATTGTTGAAATAATTGAGAAAGAATTTGATTTAAGACCGGCAGCGATTATTGAAGCATTAAATTTGAGAAGGCCAATTTACAAACAGACAGCAGCATATGGGCATTTTGGAAGAACAGATATTGAATTACCTTGGGAAAAGCTTGATAAGGTTGATGACATAAAGAAGTACTTATAA
- a CDS encoding sulfurtransferase TusA family protein → MCENKVDVDAFVDITDVVCPVTFVKAKVALEEIENGQTLEIKLNDGEPIQNVPRSLKNDKHKVTSVEKNQDGTYTIRVTKGGLLEI, encoded by the coding sequence ATGTGTGAAAACAAAGTAGATGTAGATGCATTTGTTGATATAACAGATGTTGTATGTCCTGTGACTTTTGTAAAAGCAAAGGTTGCACTTGAGGAAATTGAAAACGGTCAAACTCTTGAAATTAAGTTAAATGATGGTGAACCAATTCAAAATGTACCAAGAAGTTTAAAGAATGATAAGCACAAAGTAACAAGTGTAGAAAAAAATCAAGATGGTACTTATACCATTAGAGTGACAAAGGGTGGTTTACTTGAAATTTAA
- a CDS encoding response regulator transcription factor has protein sequence MYKTLIVDDREIFIIELKRLNVWGETSGFTVADKANNGSQALDLLRKNRYDLVITDIRMPIVDGLQLLRIIKKENLCPCVVLISEHSEFNYAREGIVLGAFDYLVKPVTEASLLELLLRSEEYLKANYSTSRINLPSDKKFEWAYPSVDEKNIINYIKSKDISAIKLFKVTLENLYTALSDNIISADIIAKKLYHNIIIATYEEYPWLSNFIDMQYFEEVDYFHDSNANSFIEFYLRKLNYLIKSILKLQPETSDNNINDICKYILNNPEADLKLKIISEKFYMNNTYLSNSFANKTGIHFNDYITLIKMSRAEYLLKNSNLKTYEVGYQIGYRDINYFMKQFKKVFGKSPSEYRNTKYCDYQI, from the coding sequence ATGTATAAAACGCTAATTGTTGATGATAGAGAAATCTTCATTATTGAGCTAAAGAGATTAAATGTATGGGGTGAAACCTCTGGTTTTACCGTTGCAGATAAAGCAAATAACGGTAGTCAAGCTCTTGATTTATTAAGGAAAAACAGATATGACTTAGTTATTACTGACATTAGAATGCCTATAGTTGATGGATTGCAACTATTAAGAATAATTAAAAAGGAAAATCTCTGTCCATGTGTTGTCCTTATAAGTGAGCATAGCGAGTTTAACTATGCTAGAGAAGGAATTGTTTTAGGAGCATTTGATTATTTGGTTAAACCTGTTACAGAAGCAAGTCTGCTAGAACTTCTGTTAAGGTCAGAAGAATATTTAAAAGCAAATTACAGTACAAGTAGAATTAACCTGCCCTCTGACAAAAAATTTGAATGGGCATATCCATCTGTGGATGAAAAAAATATTATAAACTACATAAAAAGCAAAGATATTTCAGCCATTAAGTTATTTAAGGTAACTCTTGAAAACCTATATACTGCTTTATCTGATAATATAATATCCGCAGATATTATTGCTAAAAAGCTATACCATAATATTATTATTGCAACCTATGAAGAATATCCGTGGCTAAGCAATTTCATTGACATGCAATATTTTGAGGAAGTTGATTATTTTCATGATAGTAACGCCAATAGCTTTATAGAATTTTACTTAAGAAAACTAAATTATCTGATTAAATCAATACTAAAGCTTCAACCTGAAACTTCAGATAATAATATTAATGATATTTGTAAATACATTCTTAATAACCCTGAAGCTGATTTAAAGCTAAAAATTATTTCAGAAAAATTTTATATGAACAATACATATTTGAGTAATTCTTTTGCAAATAAAACAGGGATTCATTTTAATGATTATATTACACTAATTAAAATGTCACGTGCCGAATATCTGCTAAAGAATTCAAATCTAAAAACCTATGAAGTCGGATACCAAATAGGTTATC
- the thiS gene encoding sulfur carrier protein ThiS codes for MKITLNGKEKEIDKELTISEFLQQNYVETQEYVTVQLNDSIIPKSDYDSNIIKEGAVIELLYYMGGGCK; via the coding sequence ATGAAAATAACTCTAAATGGGAAAGAAAAAGAAATTGATAAGGAATTAACTATCTCTGAATTTTTACAGCAGAATTATGTAGAAACCCAAGAATATGTCACTGTTCAGCTAAATGACAGCATAATACCTAAAAGCGATTATGACAGTAATATAATCAAAGAGGGTGCTGTGATAGAATTACTCTATTATATGGGTGGAGGATGCAAGTAG
- a CDS encoding ABC transporter substrate-binding protein — MKYIKNRIRVIISVALTTMLILGAMGCGNKDNAKDAAASDDKSKKEIILNVGDFQSFPTTAHTAIAENNGYFDEEFKKDNITVKVYRFINGPAINEAFASGAIDVAPAGDQPTITGIANSKACKIIAIGERAKGTSALFVRSDSKFTDISQVKGKKVAVSVGTYSQKILNQWLEKAGLQESDINLVNIQSASDVLNALVAGNVDFAVNSLMAFWDAYSSGKIKKIIDNEENPAYVTYVARNEYLKEHPDIVVRYLKVLDRAYEWQKTHIKETAAISEKITGMNAKSLEVLLPKVDLNLDINAEDIDALGKTNTFMINRDLVRGDFNIKDYIDDSFIKKALGK; from the coding sequence ATGAAATATATAAAAAATAGAATAAGAGTAATTATAAGCGTAGCACTAACAACAATGTTAATATTGGGGGCCATGGGCTGCGGCAACAAAGATAATGCAAAAGATGCAGCTGCTTCTGATGATAAATCAAAGAAAGAAATTATATTAAATGTGGGAGATTTTCAATCATTCCCTACAACTGCACATACTGCTATTGCGGAAAACAACGGATATTTTGATGAGGAATTCAAAAAGGACAATATTACAGTGAAAGTATATCGGTTCATTAATGGACCTGCCATTAATGAGGCGTTTGCATCCGGGGCAATTGACGTTGCGCCAGCAGGTGATCAGCCTACCATTACCGGAATTGCCAATAGCAAAGCATGCAAAATTATTGCTATAGGAGAGAGAGCTAAAGGAACCTCTGCTTTATTTGTACGCAGTGATTCCAAGTTTACAGATATTTCTCAAGTGAAAGGTAAGAAAGTAGCAGTTAGTGTTGGCACTTACTCACAAAAAATTCTGAATCAATGGTTAGAAAAAGCTGGACTACAGGAGTCAGATATCAATCTTGTGAATATTCAATCAGCTTCAGACGTGCTAAATGCTCTAGTGGCAGGGAATGTTGATTTCGCAGTAAATTCATTAATGGCTTTCTGGGATGCTTATAGCAGCGGGAAAATAAAAAAGATTATAGACAATGAAGAAAATCCTGCTTATGTAACGTATGTAGCAAGAAATGAATATTTAAAGGAACACCCGGATATAGTGGTACGTTATCTCAAGGTGCTGGACCGAGCATACGAATGGCAAAAAACTCATATTAAAGAGACTGCAGCTATAAGCGAAAAAATCACAGGAATGAATGCAAAATCTTTAGAGGTATTGTTGCCAAAGGTAGACTTAAATCTGGATATAAACGCTGAAGATATTGATGCACTGGGCAAAACCAATACCTT
- a CDS encoding O-acetylhomoserine aminocarboxypropyltransferase/cysteine synthase family protein, producing MKFNTSLLHGGYSRDNNTGAILPPIYQTSAFGHKTAEQLENTFNNHEPGFSYSRINNPTIESFEKRIAYLEGGIGAVACSSGMAAISLAILNILRSGDEIVSSASIFGGTIGLFKDLQAFGITTNYVLDQSPESYEAVINKKTKLIFTETIGNPKLDVVDISAIARLAHSHKIPLIVDNTAATPFLVKPISFGADVVVHSASKYINGSGNSISGVIIDSGRFDWDTEEYPSLLETKRFGQFIYLSKLRGYLFRNFGSCLSPFNAYLNSIGLETLGIRMERLCNNALKLAEYIQSNYKNITVNYPGLKSSEEEKKNAGIYDDLIRVSVGLEDIEDLINDFDAALEKMPYQGGIQCKKSMC from the coding sequence TTGAAATTTAACACATCTCTTTTACATGGTGGCTATAGTCGCGATAACAATACGGGAGCAATACTGCCTCCTATATATCAGACAAGCGCATTTGGACATAAAACAGCCGAACAGCTGGAAAACACTTTTAACAATCATGAACCAGGCTTCTCATATTCAAGAATAAATAACCCTACAATAGAATCATTTGAAAAAAGAATTGCATACCTTGAAGGAGGTATTGGTGCGGTAGCTTGTTCGTCAGGAATGGCTGCAATCTCTCTTGCAATTTTAAATATACTGCGAAGCGGAGACGAGATAGTTTCAAGTGCCAGTATTTTTGGCGGTACGATTGGCCTATTTAAAGATTTACAAGCATTTGGAATAACAACCAATTACGTGTTGGATCAATCTCCTGAAAGTTATGAAGCAGTAATAAATAAGAAAACCAAGTTAATATTTACTGAAACTATAGGAAATCCAAAACTAGATGTAGTTGATATAAGTGCTATTGCGAGGCTTGCACACTCTCATAAAATTCCGCTCATTGTGGACAATACTGCTGCAACTCCATTTTTGGTGAAACCTATATCATTTGGAGCAGATGTTGTAGTTCATTCAGCTTCAAAATACATAAATGGTAGTGGTAATTCAATTAGCGGAGTAATCATAGACAGCGGAAGGTTTGACTGGGATACTGAAGAATATCCTAGCCTGCTAGAAACAAAGAGATTTGGACAATTTATATACCTTTCTAAGCTCAGGGGGTACTTATTCAGAAATTTTGGTTCGTGTCTTTCACCGTTTAATGCTTATTTAAACAGTATTGGCCTAGAGACTTTGGGTATAAGGATGGAAAGACTCTGTAATAATGCTTTGAAGCTTGCAGAATACATTCAAAGTAATTACAAAAACATAACTGTTAATTACCCGGGACTCAAAAGCAGTGAAGAAGAAAAAAAGAATGCAGGAATCTATGATGATTTAATACGGGTAAGTGTTGGGCTTGAAGATATTGAGGATTTAATAAATGATTTTGATGCAGCACTTGAAAAGATGCCTTATCAAGGGGGAATACAATGCAAAAAATCAATGTGCTAA
- a CDS encoding HesA/MoeB/ThiF family protein, which produces MRFTNSQLERYSRHIILDEVSVKGQEKMLDAKVLIIGTGGLGAPAAMYLGAAGIGTIGLVDADVVDLSNLQRQIIHQTKDIGKPKVISGKESINEMNQDVNVITYQERATSANILDIIKDKDYDFIIDGTDNFPVKFLINDACVMLKKPFSHAGIIRFDGQTMTYLPGKGPCYRCIFENPPPPDTVPTCQQAGVLGVMGGVIGTIQATEAIKYVTGIGELLNGKLLTYNAKTMEFRKINIPRNTHCAICGEIPTITKLIDYELNVCG; this is translated from the coding sequence ATGAGATTCACAAACTCACAGCTTGAAAGATATTCAAGACACATTATTTTGGATGAAGTTAGTGTTAAAGGTCAGGAAAAAATGCTAGATGCAAAGGTATTGATAATCGGAACAGGAGGACTTGGGGCACCGGCTGCAATGTATCTAGGCGCAGCGGGAATAGGAACCATTGGCTTAGTTGATGCAGATGTTGTAGATTTGTCAAATTTGCAGCGCCAGATTATTCATCAAACTAAGGATATTGGTAAGCCAAAGGTCATTTCTGGTAAAGAGAGTATTAATGAAATGAATCAGGATGTTAATGTAATTACATATCAGGAACGGGCTACTTCTGCAAATATTTTAGATATTATCAAGGATAAGGATTATGATTTTATTATTGATGGTACCGATAATTTTCCTGTTAAGTTTCTGATAAATGATGCATGTGTAATGCTAAAAAAACCGTTTTCACATGCAGGAATTATCAGATTTGATGGCCAGACAATGACATATCTTCCCGGAAAAGGCCCTTGCTATCGTTGCATTTTCGAAAATCCGCCTCCTCCAGACACTGTTCCTACTTGTCAGCAGGCAGGAGTACTTGGGGTTATGGGGGGAGTAATAGGTACAATTCAGGCAACAGAGGCTATAAAATATGTCACCGGAATTGGGGAACTATTGAATGGGAAGCTTTTGACGTACAATGCTAAAACAATGGAATTCAGAAAAATTAATATTCCTAGAAATACTCATTGTGCTATTTGCGGGGAAATACCAACAATTACCAAGCTTATAGATTATGAACTAAATGTATGCGGCTAA
- a CDS encoding response regulator gives MQKINVLIIEEFKYIADLNVLELKRGGFEVKSRYVSSEKDMQEALRQEKFDIILSDNSTPHFNAIQALFTRNEMAPETPFIIVSEDVSPENIKFAMKNRCCAYLVKENLHQLAILVRNIINR, from the coding sequence ATGCAAAAAATCAATGTGCTAATAATAGAAGAATTTAAATATATTGCAGACTTGAATGTGCTTGAGCTGAAAAGAGGCGGTTTTGAAGTGAAAAGCAGGTACGTTTCAAGTGAAAAGGACATGCAGGAGGCATTGCGTCAGGAAAAATTTGATATTATTCTTTCGGATAATTCAACACCACATTTTAATGCGATACAAGCGCTTTTTACAAGAAATGAGATGGCTCCGGAAACTCCATTTATTATAGTTTCTGAGGATGTATCACCGGAAAACATTAAGTTTGCAATGAAAAATAGATGTTGTGCGTATCTTGTTAAGGAAAACCTGCATCAGCTTGCTATTCTTGTTAGAAATATTATTAACAGGTGA
- a CDS encoding sensor histidine kinase, translating to MIKTVFNELIIGYPSSKKITLQIEEPIPCLLTDSVMIKQVITNIISNSLKFTSNKDDAKITAGYYYENDENIFYIKDNGVGFDMKFSENLFKMFHRMHSVDEFEGSGIGLALVKKIIMKLGGRVWITGEVGKGVCVYFTLKNDNILK from the coding sequence ATGATTAAGACGGTATTTAACGAGTTAATTATCGGCTATCCCTCAAGCAAAAAAATAACTCTTCAAATTGAAGAACCCATTCCTTGCCTCTTGACCGACAGCGTAATGATTAAGCAGGTTATTACAAATATAATATCAAATTCTTTAAAATTTACAAGTAATAAAGATGATGCAAAAATAACTGCCGGTTATTATTACGAAAACGATGAAAACATATTTTATATTAAGGATAATGGTGTTGGGTTTGATATGAAATTTTCGGAAAACCTTTTCAAAATGTTTCATCGAATGCATTCGGTTGATGAGTTTGAAGGCAGTGGTATTGGTCTAGCTTTAGTTAAAAAAATTATTATGAAGCTTGGAGGCAGAGTCTGGATAACTGGTGAGGTTGGAAAAGGAGTGTGTGTCTACTTTACACTAAAAAACGATAACATACTAAAATAA
- a CDS encoding M67 family metallopeptidase: MLIIKSKQNEEILAHSIAALPNESCGLLAGTIEGDNKIVQKVYLLRNIDESPEHFSMDVEEQFKAIADIRKNKWQLLGNFHSHPMSPSRPSDEDIRLAFDPNLSYIILSLQDSSNPVINSFKIINQTVSREEIKILE, from the coding sequence TTGCTAATTATAAAAAGCAAACAGAATGAAGAAATTCTGGCACATTCAATTGCAGCATTGCCCAATGAAAGCTGTGGTCTTTTAGCAGGAACAATTGAGGGAGACAATAAAATCGTTCAGAAAGTTTACCTACTAAGAAATATTGATGAAAGTCCAGAGCATTTTTCAATGGATGTAGAGGAACAGTTTAAAGCCATAGCAGATATACGAAAGAACAAATGGCAGCTTTTAGGGAACTTTCATAGCCATCCCATGTCACCTTCAAGGCCATCTGATGAAGACATAAGGCTAGCCTTTGACCCAAACCTAAGTTATATTATTTTATCTTTACAAGACAGCTCAAACCCTGTAATTAATAGTTTTAAAATAATAAATCAAACAGTATCCAGAGAGGAAATAAAAATTTTGGAGTGA
- the trxA gene encoding thioredoxin translates to MVTVFTDENFEKEVLESSIPVLVDFYSNKCAPCKLILSVVDEISCEYEGELKVGKVNVEENRATWAVYGIKALPTVLLFKKGEVAEKVIGAVQKDIFIEKINLVLESET, encoded by the coding sequence ATGGTAACAGTATTTACGGATGAGAATTTTGAGAAAGAAGTACTTGAATCATCAATTCCGGTTCTAGTTGATTTTTATTCAAACAAGTGTGCACCTTGCAAGCTAATACTATCTGTTGTTGATGAGATTTCATGTGAATATGAAGGTGAACTTAAAGTTGGAAAAGTTAATGTTGAAGAGAACAGGGCTACTTGGGCAGTCTATGGTATAAAAGCCTTACCTACAGTACTCTTATTTAAAAAAGGTGAAGTTGCTGAAAAGGTAATTGGAGCAGTACAAAAAGATATATTTATTGAAAAAATTAATTTAGTACTTGAATCAGAAACTTAG